The following proteins come from a genomic window of Ammospiza nelsoni isolate bAmmNel1 chromosome 6, bAmmNel1.pri, whole genome shotgun sequence:
- the CRY2 gene encoding cryptochrome-2 isoform X2, with translation MELPKKPVSTVISQQMETCKVDIQENHDDVYGVPSLEELGFPTDGLAPAVWQGGETEALARLDKHLERKAWVANYERPRMNANSLLASPTGLSPYLRFGCLSCRLFYYRLWELYKKVKRNSTPPLSLYGQLLWREFFYTAATNNPKFDRMEGNPICIQIPWDRNPEALAKWAEGKTGFPWIDAIMTQLRQEGWIHHLARHAVACFLTRGDLWISWESGVRVFDELLLDADFSVNAGSWMWLSCSAFFQQFFHCYCPVGFGRRTDPSGDYVKRYLPKLKGFPSRYIYEPWNAPESVQKAAKCIIGVDYPKPMVNHAETSRLNIERMKQIYQQLSRYRGLCLLASVPSCVEDLSGPVTDSASGQGCSTSTAVRLSQADQASPKRKHEGAEEPCPEELYKRAKVTDLPASEISGKSL, from the exons ATGGAGCTCCCCAAGAAGCCAGTGAGCACTGTAATAAGTCAGCAGATGGAAACATGTAAAGTGGACATCCAGGAAAACCATGACGATGTCTATGgggtcccatccctggaagagctGG GCTTTCCTACTGATGGTCTTGCCCCTGCAGTCTGGCAAGGAGGGGAGACAGAAGCTCTGGCACGGCTGGATAAACACTTGGAAAGAAAG GCATGGGTTGCAAATTACGAAAGACCACGGATGAATGCCAATTCATTGCTGGCCAGCCCTACAGGACTCAGTCCCTACCTGCGTTTTGGCTGCTTGTCCTGCCGCTTGTTTTACTATCGTCTCTGGGAGCTGTACAAGAAG GTGAAGCGGAACAGCACACCCCCCCTCTCTCTGTACGGACAGCTGCTGTGGCGGGAGTTCTTCTACACAGCAGCCACCAACAACCCAAAGTTTGATCGCATGGAGGGGAATCCCATCTGCATACAAATCCCCTGGGACAGGAACCCTGAAGCCTTGGCAAAGTGGGCAGAGGGCAAGACAGGCTTCCCTTGGATTGATGCAATCATGACCCAACTGAGACAAGAAGGGTGGATTCACCATCTGGCCAGACATGCAGTGGCCTGCTTCCTGACCAGGGGTGACCTCTGGATCAGCTGGGAGTCAGGAGTCAGG GTGTTTGATGAGCTGTTGCTGGATGCAGATTTCAGCGTGAACGCGGGCAGCTGGATGTGGCTCTCATGCAGCGCGTTCTTCCAGCAGTTCTTCCACTGTTACTGTCCTGTGGGCTTCGGACGTCGCACAGACCCCAGTGGTGACTATGTGAA GAGGTATCTGCCCAAACTAAAGGGTTTCCCTTCACGATATATCTACGAACCATGGAATGCGCCAGAGTCTGTGCAGAAGGCAGCCAAGTGCATCATTGGGGTGGACTACCCCAAACCCATGGTGAACCACGCAGAGACCAGCCGACTGAACATCGAGCGCATGAAGCAGATCTACCAGCAGCTGTCACGCTATAGGGGCCTCT GTTTGCTGGCATCTGTCCCTTCTTGTGTGGAAGATCTCAGTGGCCCAGTCACAGACTCTGcttcagggcagggctgcagcaccagtACAG CAGTGAGGCTGTCTCAAGCAGACCAGGCTTCTCCAAAACGCAAACACGAGGGAGCGGAAGAGCCATGCCCTGAAGAACTGTACAAACGAGCCAAAGTGACAGATCTCCCTGCTTCAGAGATCTCTGGAAAGAGTTTGTGA